The following proteins come from a genomic window of Thiothrix winogradskyi:
- a CDS encoding Na+/H+ antiporter subunit C, giving the protein MELLIALSIGVLVACGVYLVLRASTFPVVMGLTLLSYATNLFLFAMGRLAIGVPAIVSQDAAGYTDPLPQALVLTAIVIAFGMTAFAIVLALKVRSETGSDHVDGKGGEV; this is encoded by the coding sequence ATGGAGTTATTGATTGCCTTGAGTATCGGGGTGCTGGTGGCTTGCGGGGTGTATTTGGTGTTGCGTGCCAGTACCTTTCCGGTGGTGATGGGGCTGACCTTGTTGTCGTATGCGACCAATTTGTTTTTGTTTGCGATGGGGCGGCTGGCCATTGGTGTGCCTGCGATTGTGAGCCAGGATGCCGCAGGGTATACCGACCCGTTGCCGCAGGCATTGGTATTGACCGCGATTGTGATTGCCTTTGGGATGACCGCGTTTGCCATTGTGTTGGCGTTGAAAGTCCGCAGTGAAACCGGCAGTGATCATGTGGATGGGAAAGGGGGTGAGGTGTGA
- a CDS encoding monovalent cation/H+ antiporter subunit D codes for MMHLPILPILLPLLAGILLLLLRPLGLQVQRMVGFAVTFALLMLAVWLFDGALVGQRQVYALGHWPAPFGITLVFDQLAALMLLLTAILAVGALWYAIVTEIDAQGSHFHVLFQMQLFGLNGAFLTGDAFNLFVFFEVLLLASYSLLLHGGGKERTVAGLHYVVVNLVGSTVFLFALGALYGALGTLNIADMAAKVAELPAEREGLVMAAGLLLLLVFGLKAAMFPLYLWLPAAYANTSAPVAALFAIMTKVGVYAIIRVHGTVFGEDAGSLAYFYAPWLLGLGLITLVLAALGVLAAFRLRIQVAYLVLASVAMLLIAVGLHSETGLAAALYYLVHSTLLAGGLFLLADVIVRGRGAYADRFDPGMRLPHHALLGGLFMFAAVAALGLPPLSGFFGKLWILQAALEHPWRWAVLATVLISSAILLIALARSGSVLFYKVKDRPDAADPVLPAQISAFAPSLMAVLWLLAAVPLLVLLAQPVAEIMQQIAAQTLDTAGYRAAVFDPAVGGK; via the coding sequence ATGATGCACTTGCCGATTCTTCCGATTCTGTTGCCGTTGTTGGCGGGAATTCTCTTGCTGTTATTGCGTCCGCTGGGTTTGCAAGTACAGCGCATGGTGGGTTTTGCCGTTACGTTTGCCTTGCTAATGCTGGCGGTGTGGCTGTTTGATGGCGCACTGGTTGGGCAGCGGCAGGTGTATGCGCTGGGTCACTGGCCTGCGCCCTTCGGTATTACCTTGGTGTTTGACCAGCTTGCGGCCTTGATGTTGTTGCTAACGGCAATACTGGCAGTCGGGGCGTTGTGGTATGCGATTGTCACGGAGATTGACGCGCAAGGTAGCCATTTCCATGTGTTGTTCCAGATGCAATTGTTTGGCTTGAATGGGGCATTCCTGACTGGGGATGCGTTTAACCTGTTTGTGTTCTTTGAGGTGTTGCTGCTGGCTTCTTACAGCTTGTTGCTGCACGGCGGTGGCAAGGAACGCACGGTAGCGGGGCTGCATTATGTGGTGGTGAACCTGGTCGGTTCGACGGTGTTTCTGTTTGCGCTGGGAGCGTTGTACGGCGCATTGGGGACGCTGAATATCGCGGATATGGCGGCAAAAGTGGCGGAATTACCGGCAGAGCGTGAAGGGCTGGTGATGGCGGCAGGTTTGTTGCTATTGCTGGTATTCGGGCTGAAAGCGGCGATGTTCCCGTTGTATTTGTGGTTGCCTGCGGCGTATGCCAATACCTCCGCACCCGTGGCGGCACTGTTTGCGATTATGACCAAGGTGGGGGTGTACGCGATTATTCGGGTACATGGCACGGTGTTTGGTGAAGATGCGGGCAGTTTGGCGTATTTCTACGCGCCTTGGTTGCTGGGGCTGGGGCTGATTACCTTGGTGCTGGCGGCGTTGGGCGTGCTGGCGGCGTTTCGCTTGCGCATTCAGGTGGCGTATCTGGTGTTGGCTTCGGTGGCAATGTTGCTGATTGCGGTGGGCTTGCATTCTGAAACGGGGCTGGCGGCGGCGTTGTATTATTTGGTGCATTCGACCTTGCTGGCGGGCGGTTTGTTTTTGCTGGCGGATGTGATTGTGCGCGGACGTGGGGCGTATGCTGATCGTTTTGACCCCGGTATGCGCTTGCCGCACCATGCCTTATTGGGTGGTTTGTTTATGTTTGCGGCAGTAGCAGCCTTGGGTTTGCCGCCATTGTCGGGGTTTTTTGGCAAGTTGTGGATTTTGCAGGCGGCATTGGAACATCCTTGGCGTTGGGCGGTGTTGGCAACGGTATTGATTAGCAGTGCTATATTGCTGATTGCGTTGGCGCGTAGTGGTTCGGTATTGTTTTACAAGGTGAAAGATCGCCCTGATGCGGCTGATCCGGTATTGCCAGCGCAGATTTCGGCGTTTGCGCCCAGTTTGATGGCGGTGCTGTGGTTACTGGCTGCTGTGCCGTTGTTGGTGTTATTGGCGCAGCCGGTTGCAGAGATAATGCAGCAAATCGCCGCGCAAACCTTGGATACGGCAGGGTATCGGGCGGCAGTGTTTGACCCTGCGGTGGGAGGTAAATGA
- a CDS encoding Na+/H+ antiporter subunit E: protein MLKRLLPHPLLSVFLLLIWLLLNNTVAMGHVVLGAGLAVLIPFLTVGFWPERVCVQRPWVLLKFLAVVLWDIVVANLNVAALILGSTRKLQPAFMVLELDIRSPLGVSLLANTISLTPGTVSCEVSADRRQLLVHALHVTDVEASIREMKQRYEQPLIEVLREC from the coding sequence ATGTTGAAACGATTGTTGCCGCATCCGCTGTTGAGCGTGTTTTTGTTGCTGATCTGGTTGTTGTTGAACAATACCGTCGCAATGGGGCATGTGGTGCTGGGTGCGGGTTTGGCGGTACTGATTCCGTTTTTGACGGTGGGATTTTGGCCGGAACGGGTGTGTGTGCAGCGTCCGTGGGTGTTGCTGAAATTTCTGGCGGTGGTGCTGTGGGATATTGTGGTCGCGAACCTGAATGTGGCAGCGTTGATTCTGGGTTCTACTCGCAAGCTTCAGCCTGCCTTTATGGTGTTGGAATTGGATATTCGTTCGCCGTTAGGGGTGAGTTTGCTGGCGAATACGATTTCGCTGACACCGGGGACGGTTTCGTGTGAGGTGTCGGCTGACCGGCGGCAATTGCTGGTTCACGCGCTGCATGTGACGGATGTGGAGGCGAGCATTCGGGAAATGAAGCAGCGTTACGAACAACCATTGATAGAGGTGTTACGCGAATGTTGA
- a CDS encoding K+/H+ antiporter subunit F → MLSMVLPWAFGMVSLALLLSLYRLLVGPDVPDRILALDTLYLNTIALLVLFGLLQGSALYFEAALLIAVMGFVGTIALSKYLLRGDIME, encoded by the coding sequence ATGTTGAGTATGGTGTTGCCTTGGGCATTCGGTATGGTGTCGTTGGCGTTGTTATTGAGTTTGTACCGCTTGCTGGTGGGGCCGGATGTGCCTGACCGGATTCTGGCGTTGGATACCTTGTACCTGAATACGATTGCCTTGCTGGTGTTGTTTGGGTTGCTGCAAGGCAGTGCGTTGTATTTCGAGGCGGCGTTGCTGATTGCGGTCATGGGTTTTGTGGGCACGATTGCGTTGAGCAAGTATTTGCTGCGCGGCGATATTATGGAGTAG
- a CDS encoding Na+/H+ antiporter subunit G, with product MLDVILAVLVLVGAFFTLVGSWGLAKMPDFFMRLHGPTKATTIGVGSVLVASALYFSFNTDGVSLHEVLVTLFLFMTAPVSAHMMAKAALHLRVKQVEQTRQP from the coding sequence ATGTTGGATGTAATCTTGGCAGTATTGGTGTTGGTTGGGGCGTTTTTTACGCTGGTGGGTTCATGGGGTTTGGCGAAAATGCCGGACTTTTTCATGCGCCTGCACGGGCCGACCAAGGCGACGACCATTGGCGTGGGGTCAGTGCTGGTGGCTTCGGCATTGTACTTTTCGTTCAATACCGATGGGGTAAGCTTGCATGAAGTGCTGGTGACGTTGTTTTTGTTCATGACCGCGCCCGTGAGTGCGCACATGATGGCGAAGGCGGCGTTGCATTTGCGGGTGAAGCAGGTGGAGCAGACACGTCAACCCTAA
- a CDS encoding DUF2189 domain-containing protein, whose translation MQSISTEQPFTEYAVRQVEFADIPKWLRQGGQDIAANPWSSLLYGIIFALVGAGMSLLSANNPGFFMATAAGFMLWGPFLALGLYDLSLRREHGDPVNFLKSTLALKRNPVNLLLYSAMLGVLVLLWLRMSSIVLDIFLQDTAAAEQHSYIGFMAALLGSKMGWLFTLSFMSVGLLFAVVSFVTGVATVPMLLERKVSLVTALNTSIRAILTNWKVMLVWAATIAVIIGAGLLPFSLGLIIAMPLISYASWHAYRDMVELV comes from the coding sequence ATGCAATCCATCAGCACCGAACAGCCGTTTACTGAGTACGCCGTGCGTCAGGTCGAATTTGCCGATATTCCCAAGTGGTTACGCCAAGGGGGGCAAGACATTGCTGCTAACCCTTGGTCTAGCCTGTTGTATGGCATTATCTTCGCGCTGGTGGGGGCGGGGATGAGCCTCCTGTCAGCCAACAACCCCGGTTTTTTCATGGCAACCGCAGCGGGTTTCATGTTGTGGGGGCCGTTTCTTGCGTTGGGTTTGTATGACTTGAGCCTGCGGCGTGAACACGGTGATCCGGTCAATTTTTTGAAATCAACGCTGGCGTTAAAGCGTAATCCGGTCAATTTGCTGTTGTATTCGGCGATGCTGGGGGTACTGGTGTTGTTGTGGCTGCGGATGTCTAGCATTGTGCTGGATATTTTCCTGCAAGATACGGCAGCGGCAGAGCAGCACAGTTACATTGGCTTTATGGCGGCGTTACTGGGTTCAAAAATGGGCTGGTTATTCACGCTGTCATTCATGTCGGTGGGGCTGTTGTTTGCGGTGGTGTCCTTCGTGACGGGCGTGGCGACTGTGCCAATGTTGCTGGAGCGCAAGGTGAGTTTGGTGACGGCGTTGAATACCAGCATTCGCGCCATCCTCACCAACTGGAAAGTCATGTTGGTGTGGGCGGCGACCATTGCGGTGATTATTGGCGCGGGGTTGTTGCCGTTCAGCCTTGGGCTGATCATTGCCATGCCGCTGATTTCGTATGCCAGTTGGCACGCTTACCGCGATATGGTTGAGCTGGTATGA
- a CDS encoding RNA-binding domain-containing protein, whose protein sequence is MTLEELTTQIALGEDSRRQFKQDISNTDALAAEMAAFANTDGGVILLGVADDGALPGLSLTDVARLNQMISNAASQHIRSPLAVQTENIALGDDGRLLIVLNIPKGLDKPYFDRNGVIWLKSGADKRRVNSKEELRRLFQSVDLLHADEVPCKVGVEAIDRHSLAEFLHTTYGLEIPEQNTDLLRLLQNMNLATVEGYVNLAGVLLFGKRPEWVKPAFIVKVVAFPGNVIESSSYVDSEDIGGRLRDVFDDTLRFIMRNLHKRQGQQSFNSVGEPEVPRLVFEELLVNALIHRDYFISAPIRVLIYANRIEIISPGHLPNNLTVEKVKAGNSNLRNPILASFIAKKLLPYRGLGSGILRALEAWRQIDFKDDREACLFTVTVWRPAD, encoded by the coding sequence ATGACCCTTGAGGAACTCACCACCCAGATTGCCCTCGGCGAAGACAGTCGCCGTCAGTTTAAGCAAGATATTAGCAATACCGATGCGTTAGCCGCCGAAATGGCAGCCTTTGCCAATACGGATGGGGGGGTGATTTTGTTGGGTGTTGCGGATGATGGTGCATTGCCGGGTTTGAGTTTGACGGATGTGGCACGTTTAAACCAGATGATCAGCAATGCTGCCTCCCAGCATATCCGCAGCCCGTTGGCGGTACAGACTGAAAATATTGCGCTGGGTGATGATGGGCGTTTGTTGATAGTACTCAACATTCCCAAGGGTTTGGATAAGCCCTATTTTGACCGTAATGGCGTGATTTGGCTAAAAAGTGGGGCAGACAAGCGCCGGGTGAATTCTAAAGAAGAATTGCGCCGCTTGTTCCAAAGTGTGGATTTGTTACACGCTGATGAAGTGCCGTGCAAGGTAGGTGTTGAGGCGATTGACCGCCACAGTTTGGCAGAATTTTTGCATACAACTTATGGTTTGGAAATTCCCGAGCAGAACACGGATTTGTTACGTTTGTTGCAAAACATGAACCTTGCAACCGTTGAGGGATATGTAAACCTCGCCGGAGTATTGTTGTTTGGCAAGCGCCCTGAATGGGTAAAACCGGCTTTTATTGTCAAAGTGGTGGCATTTCCTGGTAATGTCATTGAATCCAGCAGCTATGTGGATAGTGAAGACATCGGTGGCAGGCTGCGGGATGTGTTCGATGATACTTTGCGTTTCATTATGCGTAACTTGCATAAGCGGCAAGGGCAACAAAGTTTCAATTCGGTGGGGGAACCTGAAGTGCCGCGTTTGGTATTTGAGGAGCTGCTGGTTAATGCCTTGATTCATCGGGATTATTTTATCAGTGCGCCGATTCGGGTGTTGATTTACGCTAATCGCATTGAGATTATCAGCCCCGGTCATTTGCCTAATAATCTGACCGTTGAAAAAGTGAAGGCGGGTAACTCGAATTTGCGCAACCCCATTCTGGCATCGTTCATTGCTAAAAAACTTTTACCTTACCGTGGCTTAGGTTCAGGTATTCTCCGAGCTTTGGAAGCGTGGCGGCAGATTGATTTCAAGGATGACCGCGAGGCGTGCTTGTTTACCGTCACGGTTTGGCGACCTGCGGATTGA
- a CDS encoding VC0807 family protein — MNNTHKSNPLLEIALTLVIPALILMKLSAPEQLGTTNALILALSFPLGWGIFDWIRNRKINLFAALGLVSVLLTGGIGVLELDTQWLAVKEAAIPAILGLAVIGSTYTKYPLIRTVLFNQRLLHVEKIQEQLAIRGTQREFDQRLQTANWLFGGTFAFSATMNYFLATYIVTSPSGTAAFNEELGQLTLMSYPMIAIPSMLMMLAVFYFLARSIRSLAGLTLTEVMHGAE, encoded by the coding sequence ATGAATAACACACACAAATCCAACCCATTACTCGAAATCGCTCTCACTTTGGTGATTCCTGCGCTCATCCTGATGAAACTCAGCGCCCCGGAACAACTGGGCACAACGAATGCACTAATATTGGCATTGTCATTCCCACTAGGCTGGGGAATCTTTGATTGGATACGCAACCGCAAAATCAACCTATTCGCGGCATTGGGTCTAGTGAGTGTATTACTGACCGGCGGTATTGGCGTGCTGGAGCTGGATACGCAATGGCTGGCAGTCAAGGAAGCAGCTATTCCTGCCATTTTGGGTCTTGCGGTAATTGGCTCGACTTACACCAAATACCCGTTGATCCGCACCGTGCTGTTCAACCAACGCCTGCTGCACGTCGAAAAAATACAGGAACAACTGGCGATTCGGGGAACTCAGCGCGAATTCGACCAGCGTTTGCAAACCGCGAACTGGCTGTTTGGTGGCACGTTCGCTTTTTCCGCCACCATGAACTATTTCCTCGCCACCTACATCGTCACCAGCCCCAGCGGCACGGCGGCTTTCAATGAGGAATTAGGGCAACTGACGCTGATGAGTTACCCAATGATTGCGATTCCCTCCATGCTGATGATGCTGGCAGTGTTTTACTTTCTTGCCCGCAGCATCCGCTCACTAGCAGGGTTGACGCTGACGGAAGTCATGCACGGGGCGGAATGA
- a CDS encoding DUF2189 domain-containing protein: protein MSTTEDTRPFVAPCRQLDTTAPLRWLQLGWQDFRQAPLLSVLYGALFMLISWLIVAWAWQVGSFTMVIVLFAAFIFMGPALAMGLYSVSCQLDRGRKPQIGFCLQQGKKRLGNQMIFAFALLIVFLVWARSATAINIFLPMGTEPTAVEWLMFLGVGSLVGAVFAMIIFCAGVFSLPMMMDRDVDAITAMLTSFNAVLKNKPAMLLWAGVLLASVVVGFLTLFVAFLVTLPVIGYASWRGYRETIISDEWAQDPDTVSGGS, encoded by the coding sequence ATGTCCACGACAGAAGACACCCGCCCATTCGTTGCCCCCTGCCGCCAACTGGATACGACAGCTCCGCTGCGCTGGCTCCAACTGGGGTGGCAGGATTTCCGTCAGGCTCCGTTACTCAGTGTGTTGTACGGTGCGCTGTTCATGCTTATCAGTTGGCTGATCGTTGCTTGGGCTTGGCAAGTGGGAAGTTTTACGATGGTTATCGTGCTGTTTGCCGCGTTTATCTTTATGGGGCCTGCGCTGGCAATGGGGCTGTATTCGGTCAGTTGCCAGCTTGACCGGGGCAGGAAACCGCAGATTGGTTTTTGCCTGCAACAAGGCAAGAAACGCCTTGGCAACCAGATGATTTTCGCCTTTGCTTTGCTGATCGTGTTTTTGGTGTGGGCGCGTTCTGCCACTGCCATCAATATTTTCCTGCCAATGGGAACAGAGCCGACGGCGGTGGAATGGCTGATGTTTCTGGGGGTTGGTTCCTTGGTCGGGGCGGTGTTTGCCATGATTATCTTTTGCGCTGGGGTGTTTTCCCTGCCGATGATGATGGATCGGGATGTCGATGCGATTACCGCGATGCTGACCAGTTTCAATGCGGTGTTGAAAAACAAACCGGCAATGCTGCTATGGGCTGGGGTACTGCTTGCATCGGTGGTGGTTGGTTTCCTGACGCTGTTTGTGGCGTTTTTGGTGACGCTGCCGGTGATTGGTTATGCAAGCTGGCGCGGGTATCGGGAAACCATTATCAGCGATGAATGGGCGCAAGACCCGGATACGGTGTCCGGGGGTAGTTGA
- a CDS encoding SGNH hydrolase domain-containing protein, producing the protein MVFGVRNKLLLVCLLSLVTLATSGSLVTAHAATAQTDILQAADKEKSGEYVRQRFLQQLEKPFNPSDQRKKMLVIGDSHAQDFYNALLENNLDQRYQISTRRIPAICGLYLGPEDISRLIDKKHIPICEKADTLAAAKPHIAQADVVIIAANWELWSAQRLPTTIQQLSIKEPQKLFIVGRKDFGKLNLRQYLGMSDEELIQLRNPVYGAQHEINQTMKQSLPAGMFVNIQALVCQTEDSCPLFTPQARLISFDGGHLTPAGASHVGNILLRNSPLHQL; encoded by the coding sequence ATGGTCTTTGGGGTTAGAAACAAACTGCTGCTTGTCTGTTTGTTGTCGCTGGTGACGCTTGCCACATCCGGCAGCTTAGTCACCGCTCATGCTGCCACGGCACAAACGGACATTCTCCAAGCTGCTGATAAGGAAAAAAGCGGGGAATATGTGCGGCAACGCTTTCTTCAGCAACTGGAAAAGCCGTTTAATCCCAGTGATCAGCGTAAAAAAATGCTGGTCATCGGCGATAGCCATGCACAGGATTTTTACAATGCCTTATTGGAAAATAATCTTGATCAACGTTATCAAATCAGTACCAGACGTATCCCCGCTATTTGCGGACTGTATTTGGGGCCAGAAGACATTAGCCGTCTGATCGACAAAAAGCACATCCCCATTTGCGAAAAAGCTGACACATTGGCAGCCGCGAAGCCGCACATTGCGCAGGCTGATGTGGTAATTATTGCCGCCAATTGGGAATTGTGGTCTGCACAACGGTTGCCAACGACTATCCAACAATTGTCAATCAAGGAACCACAAAAACTGTTCATCGTCGGGCGGAAGGATTTCGGCAAGCTCAATCTGCGGCAATACCTTGGCATGTCAGACGAGGAGCTAATCCAACTCCGCAATCCGGTCTATGGCGCACAACACGAGATCAACCAAACGATGAAACAGTCGTTGCCAGCCGGAATGTTTGTCAATATTCAAGCCTTGGTTTGCCAGACTGAAGACAGTTGCCCACTTTTTACGCCACAAGCACGGCTAATCAGCTTCGATGGTGGTCACTTGACACCCGCAGGTGCTAGCCATGTGGGCAATATTTTGTTGCGTAACTCACCGTTGCATCAGCTTTGA
- a CDS encoding MBL fold metallo-hydrolase RNA specificity domain-containing protein, with protein sequence MKMTLQILGAADEVTGSCHLVTVGDYKLLLDCGLIQGSWRDEARNSDPFPFDPASIDAVILSHAHIDHSGRLPLLVKQGFRGPIYTHKATADLCRIMLRDAAYLNEKDAKLENRKRERKGLRPVEPLYTLQDAEAVFRHFQTLDYAERLETLPLAALRLMDAGHILGSAIVELWLHSGKHDRKLVYSGDLGRSGMPVLQDPAIIKQADMVLLESTYGDRLHRDWDATRQELADLFREVTAKQGNILIPAFAVGRTQEIFYLFAKYFDEWGLGRWQIFLDSPLAIEATHAYAQNCDLFDDESSQLWRQHRDSPLLPNLRFTRTPEESMRINQLHSGAIIIAGSGMCNGGRIRHHLKHNVWRRDCHVLISGFQARGTLGRALVDGAKHIRLWGETIRVAAQVHTIGGLSAHADQAALTHWYAQFDPQPPVVLVHGEPAAKAVLAERLRNTLAAPVRLPRFGETFDLICTNENPHG encoded by the coding sequence ATGAAAATGACACTACAAATTCTTGGCGCGGCTGATGAGGTGACCGGTTCGTGCCACCTAGTAACGGTCGGTGACTACAAACTCTTGTTGGATTGCGGTCTGATTCAGGGTTCGTGGCGGGATGAGGCACGCAACAGTGACCCGTTTCCGTTTGACCCTGCCAGCATTGATGCCGTTATCCTCAGTCATGCCCATATTGACCATTCCGGGCGCTTGCCATTGCTGGTGAAACAGGGTTTTCGTGGTCCCATTTACACACATAAAGCCACGGCGGATTTGTGCCGCATTATGTTGCGGGATGCGGCTTACCTGAATGAAAAAGATGCCAAGCTGGAAAACCGTAAGCGCGAACGCAAAGGCTTGCGCCCGGTTGAGCCGCTGTACACCCTCCAAGATGCTGAAGCGGTGTTCCGCCATTTCCAGACATTGGACTATGCCGAACGCTTGGAGACCCTGCCACTGGCGGCGCTCCGGCTGATGGATGCCGGGCATATTCTCGGCTCAGCAATTGTGGAATTGTGGTTACACAGCGGCAAACACGACCGCAAGCTGGTGTACAGCGGCGACTTGGGGCGTTCCGGGATGCCGGTGTTGCAAGACCCCGCCATCATCAAACAAGCCGACATGGTATTGCTGGAAAGCACCTACGGCGACCGCCTGCACCGCGACTGGGATGCTACCCGCCAAGAGTTGGCAGACCTGTTCCGGGAAGTAACCGCCAAACAGGGCAATATCCTGATCCCTGCCTTTGCGGTGGGGCGCACCCAGGAAATTTTTTACCTGTTTGCCAAATACTTTGATGAATGGGGCTTGGGGCGGTGGCAAATTTTCCTCGACAGCCCGCTGGCGATCGAAGCCACGCACGCCTACGCCCAGAATTGTGACCTATTTGATGATGAGTCCTCGCAATTGTGGCGGCAACACCGCGATAGCCCGTTGTTGCCGAACCTGCGGTTTACCCGCACGCCCGAAGAATCCATGCGCATCAACCAGCTACACAGTGGTGCCATCATTATCGCCGGAAGCGGCATGTGTAACGGTGGGCGTATCCGCCATCACCTCAAGCACAACGTATGGCGGCGTGATTGCCACGTTCTCATTTCCGGCTTTCAGGCACGCGGCACACTGGGGCGGGCGTTGGTAGATGGTGCAAAGCATATCCGCTTGTGGGGGGAAACCATCCGCGTTGCTGCACAAGTTCACACCATTGGCGGGCTATCGGCGCACGCCGACCAAGCGGCTCTGACCCATTGGTATGCGCAATTTGACCCACAACCGCCAGTGGTGTTGGTGCATGGCGAACCGGCTGCCAAAGCAGTCTTGGCGGAACGCTTGCGCAACACCTTGGCTGCGCCAGTGCGCTTGCCGCGCTTCGGTGAAACCTTTGATCTGATTTGCACAAATGAGAACCCACATGGATAA